The DNA window ACGCCTGGGCCGATCTGGCCGCTAGCGGATTAACCAGGACCTATGGCGACGACGAGCCGGAATACACCATCGATGATCTGAAGCCATGATTCGCGAGGGCGACATGGTTTTGGTTCCCCTACCGCAAGCCGATGGACGACTGAAGAATCGACCGGCCATCGCCTTGCGCCGGATGCCTCCCTTCGGAGACTGGTTGCTGTGTGGAGTCAATTGAATGCCTCTGCGCGATCTTGACTACCAGGCACGGGTGCTGACCCTGTTCGACGCCTATCTGACCGAGCTGTCGGTACAGAAGGCGAAGGCGGATAAGATCAGCGCCGCCAATGCTGGAGAGACCGACCCGGATCTGCTGCGGGAGGTGCCCGATTTCCCCGCCAAGACCTGGAGTGCGCTCAAGACGGCAGGCCAGCTTCCGCCCTCGCGCGTTGCCATTCCCTACTCGCCGCGCCTGGATGGCATCGGTCGGCCGACGCCCAATGCCGTGTTCAAGGTGCCCACCGGTGGCGGCAAGACCTATCTGGCGGTCGCCGCGCTGTCGCGTCTCTTCGGGCGCTATCTGAGCCGGAACACCGGCTTTGTGCTGTGGATCGTGCCCAACGAGGCGATCTACAGCCAGACCAAGCGCCAATTGACCGACCGCCAGCACCCCTATCGGCAGATGCTCGACCGCGCGGCGGCGGGACGGGTGCGGATTCTGGAAAAGGGCGATCCGCTCGACGCCCGCGATGTCGAATCGCATCTGTGCGTCATGCTGCTGATGCTGCCATCGGCCAACCGGCAGAGCTGCGAATCCTTGCGGATGTTTCGCGATCGCGGCGATGTACGAGGTTTTTTCCCGCGCGACGATCAGCAGACCCACGCCGTTGAGTTGGAGCGAATCCCCAATCTCGACATTTACGATTTGGCGAGTTCGACTTTTCAAAGACCGCAAATCAAGGATTCGCTGGGGAACGCCCTGCGCCTGATCCGCCCGGTGGTGGTCATGGACGAGGGCCACAAGGCGATTTCGGAACTGGCCTTCGCGACCCTCTACGGCTTCAACCCCTGTTTCGTGCTGGAACTGACCGCGACCCCGAAGGACGTGGCGGCGCGAGGCGGCGCGAGCCCGCGATCGGCCCGCCATGCCAATATTTTGGTCGAGGTGGCGGGCACCGAACTGGACCGCGAGGGCATGATCAAGATGCCCTTGAATCTCGATCCCCGCCAGGGGACCGACTGGCGCAATACCCTGAGCGCGGCGCTCGACTGCCTGAATCGGCTGCACACCGAGGCGCGGCGACTGCACGGCGAACGCGGTCGCTACATTCGTCCGATTCTGTTGGTCCAGGTGGAGCGCACCGGTCGTGATCAACGCGACGGCGTCCATATTCATGCGCTCGACGCCCGAGACTGGTTGCTCACGGCGGGACTGGACGCGGCCGAAATCGCCATCAAGACGGCCGATACCAACGAACTGGCGAACCCCGAGAATCAGGACTTGCTCTCACCGGCCAACCGGGTGCGGGTCATCATCACCAAGCAGGCGCTCCAAGAGGGTTGGGATTGCCCTTTCGCCTACGTGCTCTGCGCCCTCGCGGCCAGCCAGAATCGAACGGCCCTGACCCAACTGGTCGGGCGCATCCTGCGCCAGCCGCAGGCCGACAAGACGGGGATCCCACTGCTCGACGAAAGCTATGTGATCACCCACCATGCCACGACGGCGGACGTGGTGGAGGCCATCAAGACCGGGCTGGAAGAAGACGGGCTGGGCGATCTGGTGAAAGAGCTTCGGATCGGCGGCGACAGCGGCGGGTGCGACGGCGGCGCTCGATCCATTCCCCGGCGCGCGGTCTTCGCCACGACCGAAATCTATTTGCCCCAGGTGCTCGCGGTTAACGGCGGCAGGATTCGACCGCTCGATTATGAGCAGGATATCCTGTTCCATCTGGACTGGTCGGCGCTCGATCCCGCGCCGCTGATCGCGCAAATTCCTGACAACGCGCAAAGCGCCGAACAGCAGATGCGCCGCTTCCGGCTGGCCGATGTGGGCGAGGAACGCATCCTTGACGAGATCAGCGGTCACAGCGTGGAGATGCTGCGTTTCGATCCCGCCTATACGGTGCGGATGGTGTCCGATCTGGTGCCGAATGCCTGGATTGCCCGCGCGATCGTCGGGCGCCTGCTGGTGGGGTTGACGGCGCGCGGCTTCGCTGCCAAGAAGCTGGGCGCTTTGGGCGGGCTGATCGTCGAGCAATTGCGTCACTGGCTGGACGGCGAACGCGACCGCATGGCCGAGGCGGTATTCCGAGCGGCGGTTGCCGAGGGGCGGATTCAGTTCCGGCTGCGCACCGACGATCATAACTGGCGGATGCCGTTCCAGGCCGACACCTACGAGCCGGAGGGCGCCGAACAACTGATCGGGAAGGCTGGTGGACCACTGACGAAAAGCCTGTTCGCGCCGCTCTACAAGGGCGATTTTTCCAGTCAGGACGAGCGCAACATCGCGGTCTATCTCGACAGCGAGGCCACCCTGACCTGGTGGCATCGCAACGTCGCGCGTCAGCAGTACGGGATTCAGGGCTGGCGGCGGGGTAGAATTTATCCCGATTTCATTTTTGCCCTGCAACGCGCTCAGGAGACAAACCGGGTGGCGGTGCTGGAAATGAAAGGCCCGCAGTTGGCCGGCAACCTGGATACCGAATACAAACGGGCCGTGCTGCGGCTGATGTCCGATCACTATGCCGTTGAGCAGGCGCCGCGCGTGGGCGAGTTCGAGCTGGTCGATCCCGGCGGGACTGTCGTACATTGCGACCTGGTGTTGATGCCGGACTGGAAGATTCGATTACCCAATGAATTCTTTGGGGAATGAGCGACCGACAGAGCAAACCCGCGCATTGGCGGCGATGGCCATACCGAACGAAAACAGGATAGACGCTTTATGCTGCTGATGATCGACAATTACGATTCCTTCACCTACAACCTGGTGCAGTATTTCGGCGAACTGGGCGCCGAGGTGCGGGTGGTGCGCAACGACGAGCTTTCGGTCGAGCAGGTGGCGGCCTTGCAGCCGGAACGCATCGTGATCTCGCCTGGCCCCTGCACGCCGAACGAGGCCGGCATCTCGGTGCCGCTGATTCGGGCGATGGCGGGCCGGGTGCCGATGTTGGGCGTCTGTCTCGGTCATCAGTCGATCGGACAAGCCTTCGGCGGCCAGATCGTCAAGGCACCAGCGGTGATGCATGGCAAGACCTCGCCAATGCATCACACGGATCGGGGCGTGTTCCACGGGCTGGCCAATCCGTTCGAGGCGACTCGCTATCACTCGCTCGTCATCGATCAATCGACCCTGCCGGATTGTCTCGACGTTACCGCCTGGACCGAGACCGAGGATGGTGTCCGCGACGCCATCATGGGTGTGCGTCACCGCGAATTGCCCATTCAGGGCGTGCAGTTCCATCCCGAGTCGATCCTGACCCAGCAGGGTCATGACCTGCTGCGCAACTTCATCGAGGGTCGCGACGAATGAATATCAAGGACGCCATCGCCTGCTGTCTCGAACGGCATGATCTCGGCGAAGAGGAAATGACCGCCGTGATGCGCGCCATCATGACCGGCGGCGCGACATCCGCCCAGATCGCGGGCTTTCTGGTGGCGCTGCGCATGAAGGGCGAGACGGTGACCGAAATCGCCGCGGCGGCATCGGTGATGCGCGAGCTGGCGACCGGCGTGGAGCTTGGCGGGCTGGAACAGACTGTCGACATCGTCGGCACCGGAGGGGATGCTTCGGGCACCTTCAACGTCTCGACCACCAGTATGTTCGTGGCGGCGGCGGCGGGTTGTCATGTCGCCAAGCATGGCAACCGCTCGGTTTCCAGCAAATCCGGGGCCGCCGATGTCCTGGAGGCGGCCGGCGTGAATCTGACGCTGACGCCCGATCAGGTCGCGCGCTGCGTGCGCGAGGTCGGTGTCGGTTTCATGTTCGCGCCCGGCCATCACGGCGCGATGAAGCACGCGATCGGGCCGCGCCGCGAGTTGGGCGCGCGCACCATCTTCAATATTCTTGGACCCTTGACCAACCCGGCCGGCGTGCCCAATCAGGTGCTGGGCGTTTTCAGTCCGACCCTGCTGGAGCCATTGGCGCAGGTTCTGCAACGGCTGGGCAGCCGGCATGTGCTGGTGGTCCATGCCCGCGATG is part of the Thiocystis violascens DSM 198 genome and encodes:
- a CDS encoding DEAD/DEAH box helicase, which produces MPLRDLDYQARVLTLFDAYLTELSVQKAKADKISAANAGETDPDLLREVPDFPAKTWSALKTAGQLPPSRVAIPYSPRLDGIGRPTPNAVFKVPTGGGKTYLAVAALSRLFGRYLSRNTGFVLWIVPNEAIYSQTKRQLTDRQHPYRQMLDRAAAGRVRILEKGDPLDARDVESHLCVMLLMLPSANRQSCESLRMFRDRGDVRGFFPRDDQQTHAVELERIPNLDIYDLASSTFQRPQIKDSLGNALRLIRPVVVMDEGHKAISELAFATLYGFNPCFVLELTATPKDVAARGGASPRSARHANILVEVAGTELDREGMIKMPLNLDPRQGTDWRNTLSAALDCLNRLHTEARRLHGERGRYIRPILLVQVERTGRDQRDGVHIHALDARDWLLTAGLDAAEIAIKTADTNELANPENQDLLSPANRVRVIITKQALQEGWDCPFAYVLCALAASQNRTALTQLVGRILRQPQADKTGIPLLDESYVITHHATTADVVEAIKTGLEEDGLGDLVKELRIGGDSGGCDGGARSIPRRAVFATTEIYLPQVLAVNGGRIRPLDYEQDILFHLDWSALDPAPLIAQIPDNAQSAEQQMRRFRLADVGEERILDEISGHSVEMLRFDPAYTVRMVSDLVPNAWIARAIVGRLLVGLTARGFAAKKLGALGGLIVEQLRHWLDGERDRMAEAVFRAAVAEGRIQFRLRTDDHNWRMPFQADTYEPEGAEQLIGKAGGPLTKSLFAPLYKGDFSSQDERNIAVYLDSEATLTWWHRNVARQQYGIQGWRRGRIYPDFIFALQRAQETNRVAVLEMKGPQLAGNLDTEYKRAVLRLMSDHYAVEQAPRVGEFELVDPGGTVVHCDLVLMPDWKIRLPNEFFGE
- the trpD gene encoding anthranilate phosphoribosyltransferase, with the translated sequence MNIKDAIACCLERHDLGEEEMTAVMRAIMTGGATSAQIAGFLVALRMKGETVTEIAAAASVMRELATGVELGGLEQTVDIVGTGGDASGTFNVSTTSMFVAAAAGCHVAKHGNRSVSSKSGAADVLEAAGVNLTLTPDQVARCVREVGVGFMFAPGHHGAMKHAIGPRRELGARTIFNILGPLTNPAGVPNQVLGVFSPTLLEPLAQVLQRLGSRHVLVVHARDGLDEISIADTTDVAELKDGAIHRYGIRPEDFGLVRADLETIRVNDPLESLAMLRGVLANQPGPARDIVQLNAGAAIYAAGRAETLAEGMALADAALASGEAARRLERLIVLTASFACPVVTLDAV
- a CDS encoding anthranilate synthase component II, whose protein sequence is MLLMIDNYDSFTYNLVQYFGELGAEVRVVRNDELSVEQVAALQPERIVISPGPCTPNEAGISVPLIRAMAGRVPMLGVCLGHQSIGQAFGGQIVKAPAVMHGKTSPMHHTDRGVFHGLANPFEATRYHSLVIDQSTLPDCLDVTAWTETEDGVRDAIMGVRHRELPIQGVQFHPESILTQQGHDLLRNFIEGRDE